In Anaerobacillus isosaccharinicus, one genomic interval encodes:
- a CDS encoding bifunctional 2-keto-4-hydroxyglutarate aldolase/2-keto-3-deoxy-6-phosphogluconate aldolase: MKKIKTLLQISETGIVAVVRADSASEAIDISNACIEGGIKTIEVTYTTPDADLAIKELVKLYNEQSDIVVGAGTVLDETTARLAILAGAEFIVSPAFDKSVAKLCNLYRIPFMPGCLTIGEMKEALTYGADVIKLFPGSVVSPDYVKAVKAPLPQADIMPTGGVSLDNIGEWLHSGCIAVGVGGNLVNAAKKDGDYQKVIQLAKQYVNKVQDARNQKQ; this comes from the coding sequence ATGAAAAAAATAAAGACACTATTACAAATTTCTGAAACGGGCATTGTAGCAGTAGTTCGAGCAGATTCAGCTTCTGAAGCGATAGATATTTCAAATGCTTGTATCGAGGGTGGCATAAAAACGATTGAAGTTACTTACACCACACCTGATGCAGACTTAGCAATTAAAGAGCTAGTAAAGCTATATAACGAACAAAGTGACATAGTGGTTGGTGCAGGAACAGTGTTAGATGAGACGACTGCAAGATTAGCCATACTAGCAGGGGCCGAATTTATCGTTAGTCCAGCTTTTGATAAGTCAGTAGCAAAGCTTTGTAATCTTTATCGGATTCCATTTATGCCAGGGTGCCTAACTATTGGTGAAATGAAAGAAGCACTTACTTATGGAGCAGATGTAATAAAGCTATTTCCAGGAAGTGTTGTAAGTCCAGATTATGTAAAGGCGGTTAAAGCGCCTTTACCACAAGCGGATATTATGCCAACTGGGGGAGTAAGTCTAGATAACATTGGTGAATGGCTTCATAGTGGGTGTATTGCTGTTGGTGTAGGGGGTAATTTAGTAAATGCAGCAAAAAAAGATGGAGATTATCAGAAAGTTATTCAACTTGCAAAGCAATATGTAAATAAAGTACAAGATGCAAGAAATCAAAAACAATAG
- a CDS encoding putative motility protein: protein MDLSKMMATNTQQLQHTLNLSLLKSSMNTQAVQAISMLEDITQPIHQMALGPHPTLGNSIDLRG, encoded by the coding sequence GTGGATCTTAGTAAAATGATGGCAACTAATACACAACAGCTACAGCACACTTTGAACCTCAGCTTACTAAAGAGTTCCATGAATACTCAAGCGGTTCAAGCAATTTCCATGCTTGAAGATATAACGCAGCCAATTCATCAGATGGCATTGGGCCCTCATCCAACATTAGGAAACAGCATTGACTTAAGAGGCTAA
- the ftsW gene encoding putative lipid II flippase FtsW yields MEGSIKKENDWILITTIVLLASFGLVMIYSASYVIGYDHYNDPIHFFRKQLQFLAISTVLFLFFMLFPYRLYQKLVLPIVLASFILLILVLTPLGAEVKGAQRWLDLGFTRIQPSEFVKLWVIIYLAHVYSRKQMYINQFGRGVLPPLIIVVGIFALIMGQPDLGTASLILAVAGLMVFCSGAKIFHLISLGSISGLVVYLYARSEEYRMNRITGFMDPFADETGTGYQLIQSYIAMAHGGVTGAGFGQSVQKLFYLPEAHTDFILAIVAEELGLFGVLFVFICLGLIVFRGIVIGTRANTPFGSLLAFGISFQIALQICLNIGAATGVLPITGIPLPFMSYGGSSLMITAISLGIIANIARSSTRKISQDTELDKVG; encoded by the coding sequence ATGGAAGGCTCAATTAAAAAAGAAAATGATTGGATTTTAATAACGACTATCGTTTTACTAGCCTCATTTGGGCTGGTTATGATTTATAGCGCTAGTTATGTCATTGGCTATGACCATTATAACGATCCTATACACTTCTTTAGAAAACAATTACAATTTCTCGCCATATCGACCGTCCTATTCTTATTTTTTATGTTGTTTCCGTATCGTTTATATCAAAAATTAGTCTTGCCAATCGTCCTTGCTTCTTTTATCCTACTAATATTAGTACTTACTCCGTTAGGCGCAGAGGTTAAAGGTGCGCAGCGGTGGTTAGATTTAGGTTTTACTAGAATTCAACCATCTGAGTTTGTAAAGCTTTGGGTGATCATTTATTTAGCTCATGTTTATTCTAGAAAGCAAATGTATATCAACCAATTTGGTAGAGGAGTCTTACCGCCGTTAATTATAGTAGTCGGGATTTTCGCACTAATAATGGGACAACCTGATTTAGGAACTGCATCTTTAATCTTAGCAGTGGCAGGTTTGATGGTGTTTTGCTCAGGTGCAAAAATATTCCATTTGATTTCTTTAGGGAGTATTTCGGGCTTAGTTGTTTATTTATATGCAAGATCAGAGGAGTATCGAATGAACAGAATAACCGGGTTCATGGATCCATTCGCTGATGAAACTGGGACAGGCTATCAATTAATTCAGTCATATATTGCCATGGCGCATGGTGGCGTAACCGGTGCCGGTTTTGGACAAAGTGTTCAAAAGTTATTTTATTTACCAGAGGCTCATACTGATTTTATTTTAGCAATTGTTGCGGAAGAACTAGGTTTGTTTGGTGTTTTATTTGTGTTTATTTGTTTAGGGTTAATTGTATTTCGTGGCATTGTTATTGGAACAAGGGCGAATACTCCGTTTGGTAGTTTACTAGCATTTGGGATTTCATTCCAAATTGCTCTGCAAATTTGTTTAAATATAGGTGCAGCTACAGGAGTACTCCCAATCACAGGTATTCCGCTTCCTTTCATGAGTTACGGGGGCTCTTCACTAATGATCACTGCGATTAGTCTCGGAATAATAGCTAATATTGCTAGAAGTTCAACAAGAAAAATAAGTCAGGATACTGAACTTGATAAAGTTGGATAA
- the kduD gene encoding 2-dehydro-3-deoxy-D-gluconate 5-dehydrogenase KduD, with amino-acid sequence MSLGNFSLDYFSLTDKVAIVTGGNTGLGQGYAVALAKAGADLFIVTYDQNWEETRALIEEAGRKVHFHQADLTDTKAIKGVVDSCLDVYGKIDILINNAGTIRRAPLLEYKQEDWNAVMDINLNSVYFLSQEVAKVMVEQKSGKIINIASMLSFQGGKFVPPYTASKHAVAGITKAFANELGHHNVQINAIAPGYVATENTAPIRADEKRNAEILARIPAGRWADPSDLQGVVVFLSSQASDYMNGHILAIDGGWLAR; translated from the coding sequence ATGAGCTTAGGAAATTTTTCATTAGACTATTTTTCATTAACAGATAAGGTTGCGATCGTTACAGGAGGAAACACAGGTCTTGGTCAAGGCTATGCAGTTGCATTAGCTAAAGCAGGAGCAGATTTATTTATCGTAACCTATGATCAAAATTGGGAAGAAACAAGAGCGTTAATTGAGGAAGCAGGAAGAAAAGTTCATTTTCATCAAGCAGATTTAACAGATACTAAAGCTATTAAAGGGGTAGTGGACTCATGCTTAGATGTATATGGTAAAATTGACATCTTAATTAACAACGCAGGAACAATTCGTCGTGCTCCTCTTTTGGAATACAAACAAGAAGATTGGAATGCAGTAATGGACATCAACTTAAACTCGGTTTATTTCTTAAGTCAAGAAGTTGCTAAAGTAATGGTTGAACAAAAGAGTGGGAAAATCATTAATATTGCGTCTATGCTATCATTCCAAGGAGGGAAGTTCGTTCCGCCTTATACTGCAAGTAAGCATGCTGTGGCAGGTATTACTAAAGCATTTGCCAATGAACTTGGCCATCATAATGTTCAAATTAATGCGATTGCTCCTGGTTATGTTGCAACTGAAAACACTGCACCGATTCGTGCAGATGAAAAGCGTAATGCAGAAATTCTTGCTCGTATTCCTGCTGGAAGATGGGCAGATCCATCAGATTTGCAAGGAGTAGTTGTATTTTTATCAAGCCAAGCATCTGATTACATGAATGGTCACATTTTAGCGATTGATGGTGGCTGGTTAGCACGTTAA
- the rodA gene encoding rod shape-determining protein RodA, translating into MNERKTYFQQLDYTLLFLIFLLMCISLLAIYSAAMAGQYNVEPTYFVKRQVIWFIIGTVLMIGAMVIDYDMFKNFTIPLYVIGLILLVVVHFYGIERNGSQRWISIAGNEFQPSEFVKIFLVLALAHLLFLITKDYRERTLKEDFVVVFKVAAVGFPAFFLILIQPDLGTALVIASIMGTMLLMAGISWKIFAVLGAVIFSFLATLVWLHNNFFEFFTEYLVKPHQLRRIYGWLDPESDPGDMGYQLLNAMQGIGSGKLYGKGFTEGVLSKSGAVPEIHTDFIFTVIGEEFGFLGATILIVIYFLLFYRMIIIAFSCNNMYGSYLVAGVIGLLVFQIFQNIGMTIGLMPITGLALPFVSYGGSALTTNMIAIGIVLNVNIRTRHYMFGSEELT; encoded by the coding sequence GTGAATGAACGTAAAACTTATTTTCAGCAGTTAGATTATACGTTATTGTTCTTGATTTTTTTATTAATGTGTATCTCATTGCTTGCCATTTACAGTGCTGCCATGGCTGGTCAGTATAATGTGGAACCAACCTACTTTGTAAAACGGCAAGTGATTTGGTTTATTATAGGAACAGTATTAATGATAGGGGCAATGGTCATTGATTACGATATGTTCAAAAATTTCACAATTCCTCTTTATGTGATAGGGCTTATCTTATTAGTCGTTGTTCATTTCTATGGTATAGAACGAAATGGTTCACAACGCTGGATCAGCATTGCCGGGAATGAATTTCAGCCTTCAGAGTTTGTAAAGATCTTTTTAGTGCTGGCGCTTGCCCACCTGCTCTTCTTGATTACGAAGGATTATCGAGAGCGAACGTTAAAAGAAGATTTCGTTGTTGTATTTAAGGTCGCAGCTGTAGGATTTCCGGCATTTTTCCTAATCCTGATTCAACCTGATTTAGGAACAGCTCTAGTTATTGCTAGTATTATGGGAACAATGCTTCTAATGGCCGGGATATCATGGAAAATTTTTGCGGTTCTTGGAGCGGTAATATTTAGTTTTCTAGCGACCTTAGTTTGGCTTCATAACAACTTTTTCGAGTTCTTTACTGAATATTTAGTAAAGCCCCACCAATTAAGAAGAATTTATGGTTGGCTAGATCCAGAAAGTGATCCTGGTGATATGGGGTATCAGCTTCTAAATGCTATGCAAGGCATAGGTTCTGGAAAACTATACGGCAAAGGGTTTACTGAAGGTGTTTTATCAAAAAGTGGTGCTGTTCCTGAAATCCACACCGACTTTATATTTACGGTCATTGGTGAGGAGTTTGGTTTTTTAGGTGCGACGATCTTAATCGTTATCTATTTCCTTCTTTTCTACCGTATGATCATCATCGCCTTTAGTTGCAATAATATGTACGGAAGCTATTTAGTAGCAGGGGTAATAGGACTTCTTGTCTTTCAAATTTTCCAAAATATTGGTATGACGATTGGACTTATGCCAATTACAGGTCTAGCCTTACCTTTTGTAAGTTACGGTGGGAGTGCGCTTACAACAAATATGATTGCGATTGGAATAGTGCTTAATGTCAACATTCGAACGAGACATTATATGTTTGGTTCAGAGGAATTAACATAG
- a CDS encoding putative polysaccharide biosynthesis protein, whose product MADSKLVRGTMILTASIFISKILGLIYIFPFTAIVGEEGLALYAYGYVPYTVLLSVATLGIPLAVSKFVSKYNALGDYETGRRLFKSGLIVMSITGFIAFLILFLLAGPIAQIVVGGEDLKGNSIEDVVLTIRMVSVALLIVPLMSIIRGYFQGYQSMGPTAVSQVIEQIIRIIFILCLTFIIVTLMNGSIGLAVAFATFGAFVGALGGLTVLLIYWFKRKKHFERQYQESKVNHNLPLSSIYKELVSYALPLSFIGLAIPIYQMIDLMTFNNALKAVGFDQPEVAFGAFTQASHKLILIPVSIATAMSLTLLPTITKSFINDDQSLLQRQVTQTYQIILYLTVPAAVGLSILAYPAYAALFGLNNIDIGGQILGFYAPIAILFSLFAVTSAILQGINRQRFAVIGLVVGLFVKLAFNVLFISQFEAIGAVYATGLGYVTSLGVNIWAIGKFANYNYQFIVKRFLLISIFTAFMAVVVVLMKESLLLVLPMENRINALVVLLVSVGVGGLSYLYLGVRTNLAGQILGTRLKFLRKKQKSRGKVSS is encoded by the coding sequence ATGGCCGACTCGAAGTTAGTAAGGGGTACGATGATATTAACGGCCTCAATTTTTATATCAAAAATATTAGGTTTAATATACATATTTCCGTTTACAGCCATTGTAGGCGAAGAAGGATTAGCACTTTATGCGTATGGTTATGTTCCATATACTGTGCTCCTTAGTGTAGCTACACTTGGGATCCCACTTGCAGTTTCTAAATTTGTTTCTAAGTATAACGCCCTCGGAGATTATGAAACTGGACGGAGGTTGTTTAAGTCTGGCCTCATCGTGATGTCAATTACAGGATTTATTGCGTTTTTAATCCTATTTTTATTGGCAGGCCCTATTGCACAAATCGTAGTAGGTGGTGAGGATTTAAAAGGCAATTCAATTGAAGATGTCGTCTTAACCATTCGAATGGTTAGTGTGGCACTCTTAATCGTCCCACTGATGTCTATTATAAGAGGTTACTTTCAAGGGTATCAATCAATGGGTCCTACCGCAGTTTCTCAAGTTATTGAACAAATTATCCGCATCATTTTTATTCTTTGTTTAACGTTTATTATCGTGACATTAATGAATGGTTCGATTGGCTTGGCAGTTGCTTTTGCTACATTTGGAGCATTTGTTGGCGCTTTAGGAGGGTTAACGGTTCTCCTCATTTATTGGTTTAAACGAAAAAAACATTTTGAGAGACAATATCAAGAAAGTAAAGTTAATCATAACCTCCCGCTTTCATCTATTTATAAAGAACTTGTCTCGTATGCATTACCATTATCATTTATCGGACTTGCTATCCCTATATATCAGATGATCGATTTGATGACGTTTAATAACGCATTAAAAGCAGTAGGGTTTGATCAACCAGAAGTAGCCTTTGGTGCCTTCACTCAAGCCTCCCATAAGCTCATATTAATACCTGTATCAATTGCAACTGCGATGTCGTTAACGTTATTACCGACTATTACGAAGTCTTTTATTAATGATGACCAATCGTTACTACAGCGACAAGTGACGCAAACCTATCAAATCATTCTTTACTTAACAGTACCAGCTGCAGTAGGTTTATCAATCCTGGCATATCCTGCATATGCCGCGTTGTTTGGTCTTAACAATATCGATATAGGAGGACAAATACTTGGATTTTATGCACCAATTGCCATTTTGTTCTCGTTATTTGCGGTAACTTCAGCTATTTTACAAGGGATTAATCGGCAACGTTTTGCTGTGATCGGTTTAGTAGTAGGGTTATTTGTAAAGCTAGCTTTTAATGTCTTATTTATTTCCCAATTTGAAGCTATCGGGGCAGTTTACGCAACTGGATTAGGTTATGTAACGTCGTTAGGAGTCAACATTTGGGCAATTGGAAAATTCGCAAACTATAATTATCAATTTATTGTAAAACGCTTTTTATTAATCTCTATTTTTACAGCATTCATGGCAGTTGTTGTTGTATTGATGAAGGAGTCATTATTGCTTGTTTTACCGATGGAAAATCGTATTAACGCGCTAGTCGTTTTACTAGTTTCAGTTGGAGTCGGTGGACTTTCTTACTTGTATTTAGGAGTAAGAACAAACTTAGCAGGGCAAATCTTAGGAACACGTCTTAAATTCTTAAGGAAAAAACAGAAGAGTCGAGGTAAGGTTAGCTCATAA
- a CDS encoding pseudouridine synthase, with product MRLDKFLANMGFGTRKEVKKLLKTGAVRVNEEIVKDAKLHIDVEQDVVIVNGEEIEYKEFIYLMMNKPKGVISATEDSKDETVVDLLELDDARYDPFPVGRLDKDTEGFVLLTNNGKLAHELLSPKKHVPKTYYALISGVVTEEDVLKFKQGVTLDDGYETKPGNLVILKSGETSEIELTITEGKFHQVKRMFIAVGKKVTYLKRLTIGPLELDPSLELGEYRELTDEEVEKLVQREM from the coding sequence GTGAGACTAGATAAATTTTTAGCCAATATGGGCTTTGGCACTCGTAAGGAAGTAAAGAAACTGTTAAAAACTGGTGCAGTCCGTGTGAATGAAGAAATTGTAAAAGATGCAAAGTTACATATTGATGTAGAACAGGATGTCGTCATCGTAAACGGGGAAGAAATAGAATACAAAGAGTTTATTTATTTGATGATGAATAAACCAAAAGGAGTAATTTCTGCAACAGAGGATTCTAAAGATGAAACTGTCGTTGATTTGTTAGAGTTAGACGATGCTCGCTATGATCCATTCCCAGTAGGAAGACTTGACAAAGATACGGAAGGATTCGTTTTATTAACGAATAACGGTAAGCTTGCCCATGAATTACTTTCACCAAAGAAGCATGTCCCGAAAACTTACTATGCTCTCATTTCAGGTGTGGTTACCGAAGAAGATGTCCTTAAATTTAAACAAGGTGTGACTCTTGATGACGGCTACGAAACAAAGCCAGGTAATCTAGTCATCTTAAAGTCAGGAGAAACATCAGAAATAGAGCTAACGATTACAGAAGGAAAATTCCATCAAGTCAAACGGATGTTCATCGCAGTTGGTAAAAAAGTTACATACTTAAAACGTCTAACAATCGGCCCGCTAGAACTTGACCCAAGCCTTGAATTAGGAGAATACCGAGAGCTAACAGACGAGGAAGTGGAGAAGCTAGTTCAAAGAGAAATGTAA
- the kduD gene encoding 2-dehydro-3-deoxy-D-gluconate 5-dehydrogenase KduD, with amino-acid sequence MTNLFDLSGKVAVVTGGTRGLGKDMALGLASAGADVVIIGRNVDPLVVKEIENKGVRALGISFDLLDFDHYDDLIDQIVNEMGHIDILLNNAGVQKRHPSVDFPKDDWDFVMNVNANAVFFMCQKVGKLMLEKGYGKIINIASLLSFQGGLTVPAYAASKGAVMQFTKSLSNEWAKYGINVNCIAPGYMETDMNTALIADEKRNTQILERIPSGRWGKPEDMKGAAIFLASSASDYVNGFTMAVDGGWLGR; translated from the coding sequence ATGACTAATTTATTTGACTTAAGTGGAAAAGTAGCAGTTGTAACAGGTGGTACGAGAGGTCTAGGAAAGGATATGGCATTAGGCTTAGCAAGTGCAGGTGCTGATGTAGTTATCATTGGAAGAAATGTAGATCCTCTTGTTGTGAAAGAAATTGAAAATAAAGGTGTTAGAGCTCTAGGTATCAGCTTTGATTTATTAGATTTTGATCATTATGATGATTTAATTGATCAGATTGTTAATGAGATGGGTCATATTGATATTTTATTAAACAACGCTGGTGTACAGAAACGTCATCCATCTGTTGACTTTCCTAAAGATGATTGGGACTTTGTTATGAATGTAAATGCCAATGCAGTGTTTTTTATGTGCCAAAAGGTTGGAAAGCTAATGCTAGAAAAGGGTTATGGCAAAATTATAAATATTGCGTCATTACTTTCATTTCAAGGTGGCCTTACGGTTCCAGCTTATGCTGCAAGTAAAGGGGCAGTTATGCAGTTTACAAAATCCCTATCTAATGAATGGGCCAAGTATGGAATTAATGTAAATTGTATAGCACCTGGCTATATGGAAACAGATATGAATACAGCTTTAATAGCTGATGAAAAAAGAAACACACAAATATTAGAAAGAATTCCATCTGGTCGTTGGGGTAAACCCGAAGATATGAAAGGTGCAGCCATTTTTCTAGCTTCTTCTGCCTCTGATTATGTAAATGGTTTTACAATGGCAGTCGATGGAGGTTGGCTTGGCAGATAA
- a CDS encoding HD-GYP domain-containing protein codes for MLYRPITEVASGDINGRNIYGAGKTILVKEDIILTVGMITKLKKLGISGIFVKNKNFPHIELEENVSQETKIETLACLYYVVDMINSNHEIDLVPIKENVDKLIQEIELHKDILVQFTDIRSKENEVFIHTLQVCIVATTIGTKLGITKDGLKTVTTTALLHEMIKNNHSKKHLTNLNKSSAEVYSIYREMKQKIDFFLLNDVPFPPYKSRANKEIQLYAEILAVADCIDNLSSQFSNYPTLTPNDAIEFMMLLTGKIVHIDVMHAFIRTFSAFPNGHSVELSNGKQGLVVRQNPALPTRPVVGVFEGDFQKEEAITLDVQEFDLSNMPTVFITDMVSPNSIAHEEENQDNGKIKDITH; via the coding sequence ATGTTATATAGACCGATAACTGAAGTAGCCTCTGGGGACATCAATGGGAGAAATATCTACGGGGCTGGGAAAACGATTTTAGTAAAAGAAGATATCATTTTGACCGTCGGTATGATTACAAAACTAAAAAAGCTTGGAATTAGTGGGATTTTTGTAAAAAATAAAAATTTCCCTCATATTGAACTTGAAGAGAACGTCTCTCAGGAAACAAAAATCGAAACGTTAGCTTGTCTTTATTATGTCGTTGATATGATTAATAGTAATCATGAGATAGATTTGGTTCCTATAAAAGAAAATGTTGATAAGTTAATCCAAGAGATCGAACTACATAAAGATATTTTAGTACAGTTTACTGATATTCGGTCTAAAGAAAATGAAGTTTTTATTCATACACTTCAGGTTTGTATTGTTGCAACTACCATTGGGACCAAATTAGGGATCACTAAAGATGGCTTAAAAACTGTGACAACAACGGCACTACTCCATGAAATGATTAAAAATAACCATAGTAAGAAACACCTAACAAATTTAAATAAAAGTAGTGCGGAGGTTTATTCTATATATAGAGAAATGAAGCAAAAGATCGATTTCTTTTTATTAAATGATGTACCATTTCCACCTTATAAAAGTCGTGCAAATAAAGAAATACAGCTTTACGCTGAAATATTGGCCGTTGCGGATTGCATCGATAATCTCTCTTCTCAATTTTCAAATTATCCTACGTTAACTCCAAATGATGCTATTGAATTTATGATGCTTCTTACAGGTAAAATCGTTCACATTGATGTTATGCATGCATTTATCCGTACTTTTTCAGCTTTTCCAAATGGACATTCTGTAGAATTAAGTAATGGTAAGCAAGGGTTAGTCGTTAGACAAAATCCTGCGCTACCTACACGCCCAGTTGTTGGCGTTTTCGAAGGTGATTTTCAAAAAGAAGAAGCTATTACTCTTGATGTTCAGGAATTCGACCTTTCCAATATGCCTACTGTATTTATTACTGATATGGTAAGCCCAAATAGCATTGCCCATGAAGAAGAAAATCAAGATAACGGAAAGATTAAAGACATTACTCACTAA
- a CDS encoding DeoR family transcriptional regulator, giving the protein METSTDRMLNRIKSVYLYIKKRGTVTTNELVEEFGITPRTIQRDLNVLEYNKLVKSPSRGKWTTTSKKTKAS; this is encoded by the coding sequence TTGGAAACTTCAACTGATCGGATGTTAAACCGAATTAAGTCCGTCTACCTCTATATAAAAAAAAGGGGAACTGTCACGACGAATGAATTAGTTGAAGAATTTGGAATTACCCCCAGGACAATTCAGCGAGATTTAAATGTATTGGAGTATAACAAGCTCGTGAAAAGTCCTAGCCGTGGCAAATGGACCACAACAAGCAAAAAGACAAAAGCTTCCTAA
- the kduI gene encoding 5-dehydro-4-deoxy-D-glucuronate isomerase has protein sequence METRYSTHPEHTKTMGTDELRKHYLVEELFVAGEIKLVYSMEDRTIIGGITPDSAPIALEGSDQIKADYFLERREVGIINVGGNGKVVVDGEEYKMENKDCLYVGLGKKELLFSSESTSDLAKFYIFSAPAHKEYPIQQVSFKDIEGNRLGSQESANDRVIRRMIHNDGIQSCQVVMGMTQLNNGSVWNSMPTHTHDRRMEAYLYIDLDENARMFHFMGEPTETRHLVMKNEQAVISPPWSIHCGCATSNYTFVWAMAGENKTYTDMDQVTMDQIK, from the coding sequence ATGGAAACAAGATATTCGACACACCCAGAACATACGAAAACAATGGGAACGGATGAGTTAAGAAAACATTATTTAGTAGAGGAATTATTCGTTGCTGGTGAAATCAAACTTGTTTATTCAATGGAAGATCGCACGATTATTGGTGGGATTACACCAGATTCAGCTCCTATTGCTTTAGAGGGCTCAGATCAAATTAAAGCTGACTATTTTTTAGAGCGTAGAGAAGTTGGAATAATTAACGTAGGTGGCAATGGAAAAGTTGTGGTTGATGGTGAAGAGTACAAAATGGAAAACAAGGATTGTTTATATGTAGGACTTGGAAAAAAAGAATTACTTTTTTCAAGTGAGAGCACTAGTGATTTGGCGAAGTTTTATATCTTTTCTGCGCCAGCTCACAAGGAATACCCTATTCAGCAGGTATCATTTAAGGATATTGAAGGAAATAGACTTGGTTCACAAGAAAGTGCTAACGATCGTGTTATTCGCCGTATGATACATAACGATGGTATTCAAAGCTGTCAGGTTGTCATGGGGATGACTCAATTAAATAACGGAAGTGTCTGGAACTCTATGCCTACTCATACTCATGATCGCAGAATGGAAGCATACTTATACATCGATCTAGATGAAAATGCTAGAATGTTCCATTTCATGGGTGAACCGACAGAAACAAGACATCTTGTTATGAAAAATGAACAAGCAGTAATTTCACCACCATGGTCGATTCATTGTGGTTGTGCAACTAGTAACTATACGTTTGTATGGGCGATGGCTGGAGAGAACAAAACGTATACAGATATGGATCAAGTAACAATGGATCAAATAAAATAA
- a CDS encoding YhcH/YjgK/YiaL family protein, translating to MIYGKLQDLEKMVLEEKLQAGLAFLKEHDFSNESLGVHEIDENSFFVVIEYDTKEKEKCFWESHRANLDLHYIIEGNEKIAIKHIDQLVMKEPYNTEKDAIIFEGEIESTIAMNPGDAMICFPEDGHMTGIALNSLSKVRKIVLKLKV from the coding sequence ATGATCTATGGTAAACTTCAAGATTTAGAAAAAATGGTTCTTGAAGAAAAGCTGCAAGCAGGGTTAGCTTTTTTAAAGGAACATGATTTTAGTAATGAATCATTAGGAGTACATGAAATTGATGAAAATTCTTTCTTTGTAGTTATAGAATATGACACGAAAGAAAAGGAAAAGTGTTTTTGGGAATCGCACAGAGCCAATTTAGACCTTCATTATATTATTGAAGGAAACGAAAAAATTGCTATTAAACATATTGATCAATTAGTGATGAAGGAACCCTACAACACTGAAAAAGATGCGATTATTTTCGAAGGTGAGATTGAAAGTACGATTGCAATGAATCCAGGAGATGCCATGATATGTTTCCCTGAGGATGGGCATATGACTGGAATTGCATTAAACAGTCTAAGTAAAGTAAGAAAAATAGTTTTAAAGCTAAAAGTATAG